A DNA window from Polyodon spathula isolate WHYD16114869_AA chromosome 18, ASM1765450v1, whole genome shotgun sequence contains the following coding sequences:
- the LOC121330871 gene encoding glycogen debranching enzyme-like isoform X2 — MGSSKQIRVLLLNDMEKLDRTLFRLEQGYELQFRLGPTLQGKAVNVCTNYPSPGEKLNRRAFRTLEWINPTGREDDSDKFCKLDLRVAGSYEYHFGIGEEVKHGAGYIVVDPVLRVGADNRVLPLDCISIQTYLSKCLGPLDEWPDRLRVARESGYNMIHFTPLQTLGLSRSCYSLADQLELNPDFSSKEKQYSWADVGKLMDKLKTEWNIICITDVVYNHTAANSKWLMEHPECGYNLVNSPHLKPAWLLDRALWHLTCDVADGKYKDKGLPALIENDEHLNAIRRIMWEDIYPRIKLWQFFQINVEKTVEQFRNLLVEGNRNIVSGPKKSLKIIQDPLYRRFGSTIDMNIALETFIPNSNEPSAILDCCHWFHKRLEELNGARYKQLQYHQEQAVNCVLGNVVYERLADHGPKLGPVTRKDPLVTRYFTYRFEEMSLELEEQLMHQSDKACHFLAHNGWVMADDPLRNFAEPGSDVYLRRELICWGDSVKLRYGNNPEDCPYLWAHMKKYTEITAKYFCGVRLDNCHSTPLHVAEEMLAAARSVRPNLYVIAELFTGSELIDNVFVNRLGITSLIREAMSASNSREEGRLVYRFGGNPVGSFFQPCLRPLVPSIAHALFMDVTHDNECPIQLRSMYDSLPSSAIVSMACCATGSTRGYDEMVPHQISVVKEERFYPKWNPKAQASSPGEVNLQSGIIAGKVALNKLHQELAAKGFGQVYVDQVDEDIVAVTRHCPSSHQSVVAVSRTAFRNPQTSFYRSDVPPMCIPGKIEEVVLEARTVERAAVPYRKDEESINGLPEGTVEITEHIKLKDSKIVKQAVTAKGLHEFVQEIEFEHLTPGSVIVFRVSLDPKAQEYVGFLRNQLIQFSPHFKSGSLPDSNADPILKTPFTALASALSLADMNVLLFRCNEEEQEDGGGCYNIPSWTALKYAGLQGLVTVMADIRPKNDLGHPFCDNLRTGDWMMEYICNRLITRGGTLGEVGKWFQAMFTYLQHLPRYLIPCYFDAILIGVYNSLLDATWKQMSSFVQNGSTFVKHLAMGSVQMCGVGRFPDLPPLSPALQGVPYRVSNISKEKEQCCVSLAAGLPHFSSGIFRSWGRDTFIALRGLMLVTGRHLEARNIILAFAGTLRHGLIPNLLGQGVHARYNCRDAVWWWLQCIQDYCNIVPNGTDILKCPVSRMYPTDDSDPLPAGKVDQPLHDVIHEAMQRHMQGIEFRERNAGFQLDRHMRDEGFNVSAAVDSETGFVFGGNRYNCGTWMDKMGESERACNRGIPATPRDGSAVEIVGLSKSAVRWLVQLHQEKLFPYAAVSVIRDGKRVNVSYEEWNKTIQDNFEKSFYVSQDLSDPNEKHPKLVHKRGIYKDSYGASSPWCDYQLRPNFTIAMVVAPELFTPERAWQALEVAEKKLLGPLGMKTLDPDDMVYCGVYNNDLDNDNYNVTKGFNYHQGPEWLWPVGYFLRAKLYFARKLGTEAYNNTVKLVKNVLSRHYVHLERSSWKGLPELTNENGQYCPFSCESQAWSIATVLEVLYDL, encoded by the exons ATGGGGTCCAGCAAGCAAATTAGAGTGCTGCTTCTGAACGACATGGAAAAGCTAGACAGGACCCTCTTCAGATTGGAGCAAG GGTATGAGCTCCAGTTCCGCTTGGGTCCGACTTTGCAAGGAAAAGCTGTAAATGTTTGCACTAATTATCCGTCTCCGGGAGAGAAGTTGAACCGACGGGCTTTTCGGACTCTGGAGTGGATTAACCCAACAGGCAGGGAAGATGACTCGGATAAGTTCTGTAAACTTGATCTGAGGGTAGCAGGATCTTACGAATATCATTTTGGTATTGG GGAAGAAGTCAAGCATGGAGCAGGCTATATCGTGGTTGACCCTGTATTGCGTGTTGGTGCTGATAACCGTGTTCTCCCATTGGACTGCATCAGTATTCAAACATACCTGTCCAAGTGCCTAGGACCCTTAGATGAGTGGCCAGACAGACTCAGAGTTGCCAGAGAGTCAG GCTATAATATGATTCATTTTACGCCACTGCAGACACTGGGTTTGTCTCGATCATGCTATTCTCTGGCTGATCAGTTAGAGCTCAACCCAGACTTCTCTAGCAAAGAGAAACAATACAGCTGGGCAGATGTTGGAAAACTGATGGACAAGCTCAAGACAGAATGGAATATCATCTGCATTACTGATGTGGTCTATAATCACACTG CTGCTAACAGTAAGTGGTTAATGGAACACCCTGAGTGTGGTTATAACCTTGTGAACTCACCTCACCTGAAACCAGCCTGGCTGTTGGACAGGGCTCTCTGGCATCTGACATGTGACGTAGCTGATGGAAAGTACAAGGACAAAGGATTACCTGCTCTGATTGAGAACGATGAACACTTAAat GCAATTCGCAGAATAATGTGGGAAGATATCTATCCAAGGATTAAATTGTGGCAGTTTTTccaaataaatgtggaaaaaacTGTGGAGCAGTTTCGAAACCTCCTTGTTGAAG GCAATAGAAATATTGTGTCTGGTCCTAAAAAATCTCTCAAGATCATTCAGGATCCTCTGTACAGAAGATTTGGCAGCACCATAGATATGAACATAGCACTGGAAACCTTCATACCAAACAG taATGAGCCCTCAGCTATACTTGATTGTTGCCACTGGTTTCATAAGAGGTTAGAGGAGCTGAATGGAGCGCGTTACAAGCAACTGCAGTATCACCAGGAGCAG GCTGTTAACTGTGTTCTGGGCAATGTTGTCTATGAACGTCTTGCCGACCATGGTCCCAAACTGGGCCCAGTGACTCGTAAAGATCCTTTGGTAACAAG GTATTTCACATACAGGTTTGAAGAAATGAGCCTGGAACTGGAGGAGCAGCTGATGCACCAATCTGACAAAGCATGTCACTTCCTGGCTCATAATGGCTGGGTGATGGCGGACGATCCACTCAGGAATTTTGCTGAGCCAG GCTCAGATGTTTACCTGAGAAGAGAATTAATTTGCTGGGGAGACAGCGTCAAACTCCGTTATGGCAATAACCCTGAAGACTGCCCTTATCTTTGGGCTCACATGAAAAAGTACACCGAAATCACGGCAAAGTACTTCTGTGGAGTGCGGCTCGACAACTGTCACTCTACGCCTCTCCATGTGGCCGAG GAGATGCTGGCAGCGGCCAGGTCGGTCAGACCTAATCTCTATGTGATAGCAGAGCTCTTTACAGGCAGTGAACTTATCGACAATGTCTTTGTCAACCGCCTGGGGATTACCAGTCTGATCAGAG AGGCTATGAGTGCTTCTAACAGTCGAGAGGAAGGAAGGCTGGTGTACCGGTTTGGGGGAAACCCCGTTGGCTCCTTCTTTCAGCCCTGTCTGAGGCCTTTAGTACCCAGCATCGCTCACGCGCTCTTTATGGACGTTACCCATGACAACGAATGCCCTATTCAG CTCCGCTCCATGTATGATTCTCTCCCCAGTTCAGCAATTGTTTCCATGGCATGCTGTGCTACAGGAAGTACAAGGGGATATGATGAAATGGTGCCCCATCAA ATCTCTGTGGTTAAGGAAGAACGGTTCTATCCCAAGTGGAACCCTAAAGCACAGGCTTCGTCCCCGGGGGAGGTGAACCTGCAGAGTGGCATCATCGCTGGGAAGGTGGCCCTCAACAAACTGCACCAGGAACTGGCAGCTAAGGGCTTTGGACAG GTGTACGTGGATCAGGTAGATGAGGACATTGTTGCAGTGACCAGGCACTGCCCCAGCTCCCACCAGTCGGTTGTAGCTGTGTCACGTACTGCCTTCAGAAACCCCCAAACCTCCTTCTACAGGAGTGATGTCCCTCCCATGTGCATCCCAG gtAAAATAGAAGAGGTGGTGCTGGAGGCCAGGACAGTGGAAAGAGCAGCTGTGCCTTACCGAAAGGATGAAGAGAGCATTAATGGCCTGCCTGAGGGTACAGTAGAGATCACAGAACATATTAAG CTAAAAGACAGCAAGATTGTAAAGCAGGCAGTGACAGCCAAGGGTCTCCATGAATTTGTGCAAGAAATCGAATTTGAACATCTAACTCCTGGGAGCGTGATTGTCTTCAG AGTGAGTCTGGACCCAAAAGCACAGGAATATGTTGGCTTCCTCCGAAATCAACTAATCCAGTTTAGCCCTCACTTTAAATCGGGGAGTCTTCCTGATAGCAACGCAGACCCCATACTTAAAACGCCATTTACAGC TCTTGCATCGGCGCTGTCCCTTGCTGACATGAATGTGCTCCTGTTCCGTTGTAATGAGGAGGAGCAAGAGGATGGTGGCGGGTGTTACAACATCCCATCCTGGACGGCTCTAAAATATGCAGGACTGCAAG GTCTAGTGACAGTAATGGCAGATATCCGTCCTAAGAATGACCTTGGTCACCCTTTCTGTGACAATCTGCGGACAGGAGACTGGATGATGGAGTATATTTGCAACCGTTTAATAACGCGCGGAGGAACCTTGGGAGAG GTAGGAAAATGGTTCCAGGCAATGTTCACATACCTGCAGCACCTTCCTCGCTATCTCATCCCATGCTACTTTGATGCTATTCTCATTGGCGTCTATAATAGCCTTCTAGATGCCACCTGGAAGCAAATGTCAAG TTTTGTTCAGAATGGTTCCACCTTTGTGAAGCATCTGGCTATGGGCTCGGTGCAGATGTGTGGAGTGGGACGATTTCCTGACCTCCCTCCACTGTCCCCTGCACTGCAGGGCGTTCCGTACCGCGTCAGCAACATCAGCAAGGAGAAGGAACAGTGCTGTGTCTCCTTAGCTGCCG GGTTGCCTCACTTTTCCTCTGGTATTTTCCGGAGCTGGGGGCGAGACACGTTCATTGCACTGAGAGGACTGATGCTGGTGACTGGTAGACACCTGGAAGCCAG AAACATAATCCTTGCTTTTGCTGGCACGTTGAGACATGGACTGATCCCAAATCTTCTGGGCCAGGGTGTCCATGCAAGGTACAATTGTCGAGATGCAGTGTGGTGGTGGCTGCAGTGTATCCAAGACTACTGTAACATTGTTCCAAATGGGACTGATATTCTCAAGTGCCCCGTCTCCAGAATGTACCCCACTGATGACTCGGATCCACTGCCTGCTGGAAAAGTG GATCAACCCCTGCATGATGTCATTCACGAGGCAATGCAGCGTCACATGCAGGGAATAGAATTCCGAGAAAGGAATGCTGGGTTTCAGCTGGACCGCCACATGAGGGATGAAG GCTTCAATGTCTCAGCTGCAGTGGACTCTGAAACTGGCTTTGTGTTTGGAGGAAATCGATACAATTGCGGCACATGGATGGATAAAATGGGAGAAAGTGAAAGAGCCTGCAACAGAGGAATACCAGCTACCCCAAG GGACGGGTCTGCTGTGGAGATAGTGGGTCTCAGTAAATCAGCAGTTCGCTGGCTGGTGCAATTGCACCAGGAGAAGCTGTTCCCCTACGCTGCTGTCTCAGTGATAAGAGATG GAAAACGAGTGAACGTCTCCTATGAGGAGTGGAATAAAACAATTCAAGATAACTTTGAGAAGTCGTTCTATGTGTCTCAGGACCTGTCTGATCCTAATGAGAAGCACCCGAAACTGGTTCACAAGAGAGGGATTTACAAGGACAGCTATGGGGCCTCCAGCCCCTGGTGTGACTACCAGCTCAGACCGAATTTCACCATAGCCATGGTGGTG GCTCCTGAGTTGTTCACCCCAGAGAGGGCCTGGCAAGCCCTGGAAGTGGCAGAGAAGAAGCTCCTTGGTCCCTTGGGAATGAAGACCTTGGATCCAGA TGACATGGTGTACTGCGGTGTCTACAACAATGACCTGGACAATGACAACTATAACGTCACTAAGGGTTTCAACTATCATCAGGGACCG gaaTGGCTTTGGCCAGTTGGTTACTTTCTGCGTGCCAAACTGTATTTTGCCAGGAAACTGGGGACAGAAGCGTACAACAATACCGTGAAATTAGTGAAGAATGTCCTGTCACGCCACTATGTACACCTGGAGAG ATCTTCCTGGAAAGGCCTGCCAGAACTCACCAATGAGAATGGGCAGTATTGTCCGTTCAGCTGCGAGTCCCAAGCCTGGTCCATCGCCACTGTCCTCGAGGTCCTTTACGACCTCTGA
- the LOC121330871 gene encoding glycogen debranching enzyme-like isoform X1: MGSSKQIRVLLLNDMEKLDRTLFRLEQGYELQFRLGPTLQGKAVNVCTNYPSPGEKLNRRAFRTLEWINPTGREDDSDKFCKLDLRVAGSYEYHFGIGEEVKHGAGYIVVDPVLRVGADNRVLPLDCISIQTYLSKCLGPLDEWPDRLRVARESGYNMIHFTPLQTLGLSRSCYSLADQLELNPDFSSKEKQYSWADVGKLMDKLKTEWNIICITDVVYNHTAANSKWLMEHPECGYNLVNSPHLKPAWLLDRALWHLTCDVADGKYKDKGLPALIENDEHLNAIRRIMWEDIYPRIKLWQFFQINVEKTVEQFRNLLVEGNRNIVSGPKKSLKIIQDPLYRRFGSTIDMNIALETFIPNSNEPSAILDCCHWFHKRLEELNGARYKQLQYHQEQAVNCVLGNVVYERLADHGPKLGPVTRKDPLVTRYFTYRFEEMSLELEEQLMHQSDKACHFLAHNGWVMADDPLRNFAEPGSDVYLRRELICWGDSVKLRYGNNPEDCPYLWAHMKKYTEITAKYFCGVRLDNCHSTPLHVAEYLLDHARVIRPDLYVVAELFTGSEELDNFFVTKLGISSLVREAMSASNSREEGRLVYRFGGNPVGSFFQPCLRPLVPSIAHALFMDVTHDNECPIQLRSMYDSLPSSAIVSMACCATGSTRGYDEMVPHQISVVKEERFYPKWNPKAQASSPGEVNLQSGIIAGKVALNKLHQELAAKGFGQVYVDQVDEDIVAVTRHCPSSHQSVVAVSRTAFRNPQTSFYRSDVPPMCIPGKIEEVVLEARTVERAAVPYRKDEESINGLPEGTVEITEHIKLKDSKIVKQAVTAKGLHEFVQEIEFEHLTPGSVIVFRVSLDPKAQEYVGFLRNQLIQFSPHFKSGSLPDSNADPILKTPFTALASALSLADMNVLLFRCNEEEQEDGGGCYNIPSWTALKYAGLQGLVTVMADIRPKNDLGHPFCDNLRTGDWMMEYICNRLITRGGTLGEVGKWFQAMFTYLQHLPRYLIPCYFDAILIGVYNSLLDATWKQMSSFVQNGSTFVKHLAMGSVQMCGVGRFPDLPPLSPALQGVPYRVSNISKEKEQCCVSLAAGLPHFSSGIFRSWGRDTFIALRGLMLVTGRHLEARNIILAFAGTLRHGLIPNLLGQGVHARYNCRDAVWWWLQCIQDYCNIVPNGTDILKCPVSRMYPTDDSDPLPAGKVDQPLHDVIHEAMQRHMQGIEFRERNAGFQLDRHMRDEGFNVSAAVDSETGFVFGGNRYNCGTWMDKMGESERACNRGIPATPRDGSAVEIVGLSKSAVRWLVQLHQEKLFPYAAVSVIRDGKRVNVSYEEWNKTIQDNFEKSFYVSQDLSDPNEKHPKLVHKRGIYKDSYGASSPWCDYQLRPNFTIAMVVAPELFTPERAWQALEVAEKKLLGPLGMKTLDPDDMVYCGVYNNDLDNDNYNVTKGFNYHQGPEWLWPVGYFLRAKLYFARKLGTEAYNNTVKLVKNVLSRHYVHLERSSWKGLPELTNENGQYCPFSCESQAWSIATVLEVLYDL, from the exons ATGGGGTCCAGCAAGCAAATTAGAGTGCTGCTTCTGAACGACATGGAAAAGCTAGACAGGACCCTCTTCAGATTGGAGCAAG GGTATGAGCTCCAGTTCCGCTTGGGTCCGACTTTGCAAGGAAAAGCTGTAAATGTTTGCACTAATTATCCGTCTCCGGGAGAGAAGTTGAACCGACGGGCTTTTCGGACTCTGGAGTGGATTAACCCAACAGGCAGGGAAGATGACTCGGATAAGTTCTGTAAACTTGATCTGAGGGTAGCAGGATCTTACGAATATCATTTTGGTATTGG GGAAGAAGTCAAGCATGGAGCAGGCTATATCGTGGTTGACCCTGTATTGCGTGTTGGTGCTGATAACCGTGTTCTCCCATTGGACTGCATCAGTATTCAAACATACCTGTCCAAGTGCCTAGGACCCTTAGATGAGTGGCCAGACAGACTCAGAGTTGCCAGAGAGTCAG GCTATAATATGATTCATTTTACGCCACTGCAGACACTGGGTTTGTCTCGATCATGCTATTCTCTGGCTGATCAGTTAGAGCTCAACCCAGACTTCTCTAGCAAAGAGAAACAATACAGCTGGGCAGATGTTGGAAAACTGATGGACAAGCTCAAGACAGAATGGAATATCATCTGCATTACTGATGTGGTCTATAATCACACTG CTGCTAACAGTAAGTGGTTAATGGAACACCCTGAGTGTGGTTATAACCTTGTGAACTCACCTCACCTGAAACCAGCCTGGCTGTTGGACAGGGCTCTCTGGCATCTGACATGTGACGTAGCTGATGGAAAGTACAAGGACAAAGGATTACCTGCTCTGATTGAGAACGATGAACACTTAAat GCAATTCGCAGAATAATGTGGGAAGATATCTATCCAAGGATTAAATTGTGGCAGTTTTTccaaataaatgtggaaaaaacTGTGGAGCAGTTTCGAAACCTCCTTGTTGAAG GCAATAGAAATATTGTGTCTGGTCCTAAAAAATCTCTCAAGATCATTCAGGATCCTCTGTACAGAAGATTTGGCAGCACCATAGATATGAACATAGCACTGGAAACCTTCATACCAAACAG taATGAGCCCTCAGCTATACTTGATTGTTGCCACTGGTTTCATAAGAGGTTAGAGGAGCTGAATGGAGCGCGTTACAAGCAACTGCAGTATCACCAGGAGCAG GCTGTTAACTGTGTTCTGGGCAATGTTGTCTATGAACGTCTTGCCGACCATGGTCCCAAACTGGGCCCAGTGACTCGTAAAGATCCTTTGGTAACAAG GTATTTCACATACAGGTTTGAAGAAATGAGCCTGGAACTGGAGGAGCAGCTGATGCACCAATCTGACAAAGCATGTCACTTCCTGGCTCATAATGGCTGGGTGATGGCGGACGATCCACTCAGGAATTTTGCTGAGCCAG GCTCAGATGTTTACCTGAGAAGAGAATTAATTTGCTGGGGAGACAGCGTCAAACTCCGTTATGGCAATAACCCTGAAGACTGCCCTTATCTTTGGGCTCACATGAAAAAGTACACCGAAATCACGGCAAAGTACTTCTGTGGAGTGCGGCTCGACAACTGTCACTCTACGCCTCTCCATGTGGCCGAG TACTTGCTGGACCATGCCAGGGTGATACGGCCTGATTTGTATGTGGTGGCTGAGCTGTTTACTGGAAGCGAGGAGCTGGACAATTTCTTTGTGACTAAACTGGGAATAAGTTCCCTCGTACGAG AGGCTATGAGTGCTTCTAACAGTCGAGAGGAAGGAAGGCTGGTGTACCGGTTTGGGGGAAACCCCGTTGGCTCCTTCTTTCAGCCCTGTCTGAGGCCTTTAGTACCCAGCATCGCTCACGCGCTCTTTATGGACGTTACCCATGACAACGAATGCCCTATTCAG CTCCGCTCCATGTATGATTCTCTCCCCAGTTCAGCAATTGTTTCCATGGCATGCTGTGCTACAGGAAGTACAAGGGGATATGATGAAATGGTGCCCCATCAA ATCTCTGTGGTTAAGGAAGAACGGTTCTATCCCAAGTGGAACCCTAAAGCACAGGCTTCGTCCCCGGGGGAGGTGAACCTGCAGAGTGGCATCATCGCTGGGAAGGTGGCCCTCAACAAACTGCACCAGGAACTGGCAGCTAAGGGCTTTGGACAG GTGTACGTGGATCAGGTAGATGAGGACATTGTTGCAGTGACCAGGCACTGCCCCAGCTCCCACCAGTCGGTTGTAGCTGTGTCACGTACTGCCTTCAGAAACCCCCAAACCTCCTTCTACAGGAGTGATGTCCCTCCCATGTGCATCCCAG gtAAAATAGAAGAGGTGGTGCTGGAGGCCAGGACAGTGGAAAGAGCAGCTGTGCCTTACCGAAAGGATGAAGAGAGCATTAATGGCCTGCCTGAGGGTACAGTAGAGATCACAGAACATATTAAG CTAAAAGACAGCAAGATTGTAAAGCAGGCAGTGACAGCCAAGGGTCTCCATGAATTTGTGCAAGAAATCGAATTTGAACATCTAACTCCTGGGAGCGTGATTGTCTTCAG AGTGAGTCTGGACCCAAAAGCACAGGAATATGTTGGCTTCCTCCGAAATCAACTAATCCAGTTTAGCCCTCACTTTAAATCGGGGAGTCTTCCTGATAGCAACGCAGACCCCATACTTAAAACGCCATTTACAGC TCTTGCATCGGCGCTGTCCCTTGCTGACATGAATGTGCTCCTGTTCCGTTGTAATGAGGAGGAGCAAGAGGATGGTGGCGGGTGTTACAACATCCCATCCTGGACGGCTCTAAAATATGCAGGACTGCAAG GTCTAGTGACAGTAATGGCAGATATCCGTCCTAAGAATGACCTTGGTCACCCTTTCTGTGACAATCTGCGGACAGGAGACTGGATGATGGAGTATATTTGCAACCGTTTAATAACGCGCGGAGGAACCTTGGGAGAG GTAGGAAAATGGTTCCAGGCAATGTTCACATACCTGCAGCACCTTCCTCGCTATCTCATCCCATGCTACTTTGATGCTATTCTCATTGGCGTCTATAATAGCCTTCTAGATGCCACCTGGAAGCAAATGTCAAG TTTTGTTCAGAATGGTTCCACCTTTGTGAAGCATCTGGCTATGGGCTCGGTGCAGATGTGTGGAGTGGGACGATTTCCTGACCTCCCTCCACTGTCCCCTGCACTGCAGGGCGTTCCGTACCGCGTCAGCAACATCAGCAAGGAGAAGGAACAGTGCTGTGTCTCCTTAGCTGCCG GGTTGCCTCACTTTTCCTCTGGTATTTTCCGGAGCTGGGGGCGAGACACGTTCATTGCACTGAGAGGACTGATGCTGGTGACTGGTAGACACCTGGAAGCCAG AAACATAATCCTTGCTTTTGCTGGCACGTTGAGACATGGACTGATCCCAAATCTTCTGGGCCAGGGTGTCCATGCAAGGTACAATTGTCGAGATGCAGTGTGGTGGTGGCTGCAGTGTATCCAAGACTACTGTAACATTGTTCCAAATGGGACTGATATTCTCAAGTGCCCCGTCTCCAGAATGTACCCCACTGATGACTCGGATCCACTGCCTGCTGGAAAAGTG GATCAACCCCTGCATGATGTCATTCACGAGGCAATGCAGCGTCACATGCAGGGAATAGAATTCCGAGAAAGGAATGCTGGGTTTCAGCTGGACCGCCACATGAGGGATGAAG GCTTCAATGTCTCAGCTGCAGTGGACTCTGAAACTGGCTTTGTGTTTGGAGGAAATCGATACAATTGCGGCACATGGATGGATAAAATGGGAGAAAGTGAAAGAGCCTGCAACAGAGGAATACCAGCTACCCCAAG GGACGGGTCTGCTGTGGAGATAGTGGGTCTCAGTAAATCAGCAGTTCGCTGGCTGGTGCAATTGCACCAGGAGAAGCTGTTCCCCTACGCTGCTGTCTCAGTGATAAGAGATG GAAAACGAGTGAACGTCTCCTATGAGGAGTGGAATAAAACAATTCAAGATAACTTTGAGAAGTCGTTCTATGTGTCTCAGGACCTGTCTGATCCTAATGAGAAGCACCCGAAACTGGTTCACAAGAGAGGGATTTACAAGGACAGCTATGGGGCCTCCAGCCCCTGGTGTGACTACCAGCTCAGACCGAATTTCACCATAGCCATGGTGGTG GCTCCTGAGTTGTTCACCCCAGAGAGGGCCTGGCAAGCCCTGGAAGTGGCAGAGAAGAAGCTCCTTGGTCCCTTGGGAATGAAGACCTTGGATCCAGA TGACATGGTGTACTGCGGTGTCTACAACAATGACCTGGACAATGACAACTATAACGTCACTAAGGGTTTCAACTATCATCAGGGACCG gaaTGGCTTTGGCCAGTTGGTTACTTTCTGCGTGCCAAACTGTATTTTGCCAGGAAACTGGGGACAGAAGCGTACAACAATACCGTGAAATTAGTGAAGAATGTCCTGTCACGCCACTATGTACACCTGGAGAG ATCTTCCTGGAAAGGCCTGCCAGAACTCACCAATGAGAATGGGCAGTATTGTCCGTTCAGCTGCGAGTCCCAAGCCTGGTCCATCGCCACTGTCCTCGAGGTCCTTTACGACCTCTGA